Proteins encoded by one window of Hyphomicrobium nitrativorans NL23:
- a CDS encoding ABC transporter permease, whose translation MVDPVRANFFSRFRPRFDLSPINQRRWANFKANRRGYWSLVIFLVLFVLTLFAELIANDRPLIARYNGQTLFPVLIDYPESKFGGFLAVTDYRDPMIIEEIESNGWMLWPPIRYRYDTINKDYPNRADAEGNCFVQRGDTKYQGGLGYPAPPQWAAQAPLCEAPPDQMARYLAVGNWNWLGLDNQGRDVLARVIYGFRISVLFGLILTVMASVIGVAAGAVQGFYGGWVDLIMQRFLEIWGNIPTLYVLIIIAAVLVPGFWTLLFVLLAFQWTSLVGVVRAEYLRARNFEYVRAARALGLSDTTIMWKHLLPNATVATLTFLPFQLSGSITTLTALDFLGLGLPPGSPSLGELLLQGKSDLNAPWLGLSAFFSIAIMLSLLIFIFEGVRDALDPRKTFA comes from the coding sequence GTGGTCGACCCGGTGCGGGCGAACTTCTTTTCGCGGTTCCGGCCGCGCTTCGACCTGTCTCCCATCAACCAGCGGCGCTGGGCGAACTTCAAGGCGAACCGGCGGGGCTATTGGAGCCTCGTGATCTTCCTCGTGCTGTTCGTGCTCACGTTGTTTGCGGAGCTGATCGCCAACGACCGGCCGCTCATTGCGCGATATAACGGTCAGACGCTGTTCCCGGTGCTGATCGATTATCCGGAGTCGAAGTTCGGCGGCTTCCTTGCCGTCACCGACTACCGCGATCCGATGATCATCGAGGAGATCGAGAGCAACGGCTGGATGCTGTGGCCACCGATCCGCTACCGCTACGACACCATCAATAAGGATTATCCAAACCGGGCCGACGCCGAAGGCAATTGTTTCGTGCAGCGTGGCGACACGAAGTATCAAGGCGGGCTCGGCTATCCGGCGCCGCCGCAATGGGCCGCCCAGGCGCCGCTTTGTGAAGCCCCGCCCGACCAGATGGCGCGCTATCTTGCGGTGGGCAACTGGAATTGGCTCGGTCTCGACAACCAGGGACGCGACGTGCTCGCGCGCGTGATCTACGGGTTCCGGATCTCGGTGCTGTTCGGGCTCATTCTAACGGTCATGGCCAGCGTCATCGGTGTCGCGGCGGGTGCCGTGCAGGGCTTCTATGGCGGCTGGGTCGATCTCATCATGCAGCGGTTCCTCGAAATTTGGGGGAACATCCCGACGCTGTATGTGCTGATCATTATCGCGGCGGTTCTGGTGCCAGGGTTCTGGACACTCTTATTCGTGCTGCTCGCGTTCCAATGGACGAGCCTTGTCGGCGTGGTGCGGGCGGAATATCTGCGCGCCCGAAACTTCGAGTATGTGAGGGCGGCACGCGCGCTCGGGCTCTCCGATACGACGATCATGTGGAAGCATCTGCTTCCGAACGCGACGGTTGCGACGCTCACCTTCCTGCCGTTCCAGCTTTCGGGCTCCATCACGACGCTGACCGCGCTCGACTTCCTGGGTCTTGGCTTGCCGCCAGGTTCGCCGTCGCTCGGTGAGCTTCTGTTGCAAGGCAAGAGCGATCTCAACGCGCCGTGGCTCGGTCTCTCCGCGTTCTTCTCCATCGCGATCATGCTGTCGCTTCTGATCTTCATCTTCGAGGGTGTGCGCGATGCGCTCGACCCCCGAAAGACGTTTGCCTGA
- a CDS encoding ABC transporter ATP-binding protein, with the protein MSKEVLINVKNLSVAFRSSGVTTTAVKGVSFRINRGETVALVGESGSGKSVSALSILKLLPYPAASHPTGEIFFEGRDLLHADEGALKRIRGDRISMIFQEPMTSLNPLHPIERQVGEILQLHRRMSASATRARVIELLTKVGIPEPEKRLGAYPHQLSGGQRQRVMIAMALANEPDLLIADEPTTALDVTIQAQILELLRDLQREMGMAMLLITHDLGIVRRMAERVYVMQRGEIVEEQPTEALFTDPKHPYTRHLLAAEPKGEPPRFDAAAPVIAETDDLRVWFPIKRGFLRKTVDHVKAVDGLSVKIRSGQTLGVVGESGSGKTTLGLAILRLISSKGPIVYMGRRIDGLSPKEMRPLRREMQVVFQDPYGSLSPRLSIFGILEEGLLIQKPEWSETQRRAQATKALEEVGLDASALDRYPHEFSGGQRQRIAIARAMALEPRFIVLDEPTSALDMSVQAQIVDLLRELQAKRDLAYVFISHDLKVVRALCNYVIVMRNGKAVEEGPAEDVFTSPKDDYTKALLAAAFDLKVAHRAAIAG; encoded by the coding sequence ATGTCCAAAGAGGTGCTCATCAACGTCAAGAACCTGTCGGTGGCGTTCCGTTCGAGCGGCGTGACGACGACGGCGGTGAAGGGCGTGTCGTTCCGCATCAACCGCGGCGAGACGGTGGCGCTCGTTGGCGAATCCGGCAGCGGGAAGTCGGTGTCGGCGCTTTCGATTTTGAAGCTCCTGCCTTATCCCGCCGCATCGCATCCGACGGGCGAGATCTTCTTCGAGGGGCGCGACCTGCTGCACGCGGACGAGGGTGCTCTCAAGCGTATCCGGGGCGACAGGATCTCCATGATCTTCCAGGAGCCGATGACGTCGCTCAATCCGCTGCATCCGATCGAGCGGCAGGTGGGCGAGATCCTGCAGCTCCACCGGCGCATGAGCGCAAGCGCGACGCGGGCACGCGTGATCGAGCTCTTGACGAAGGTCGGCATTCCGGAGCCCGAGAAGCGGCTTGGCGCCTATCCGCATCAGCTTTCGGGCGGCCAGCGCCAGCGCGTGATGATCGCGATGGCGCTTGCCAACGAGCCGGATCTCCTGATTGCGGACGAGCCGACGACAGCGCTCGACGTCACGATCCAGGCGCAAATTCTGGAGCTTCTGCGCGACCTCCAGCGCGAGATGGGCATGGCGATGCTGCTCATCACCCACGATCTCGGCATCGTGCGGCGTATGGCGGAGCGGGTTTACGTGATGCAGCGGGGCGAGATCGTCGAGGAGCAGCCGACGGAAGCGCTCTTCACGGACCCGAAGCACCCCTATACGCGTCACCTGCTCGCGGCCGAGCCCAAGGGCGAGCCGCCGCGCTTCGACGCGGCTGCGCCCGTGATCGCGGAGACCGACGACCTCCGCGTGTGGTTTCCGATCAAGCGTGGCTTTCTCCGGAAGACTGTCGATCATGTGAAGGCCGTAGATGGTCTGTCGGTGAAGATCCGATCGGGACAGACGCTCGGGGTCGTCGGCGAATCCGGTTCGGGCAAGACGACGCTCGGGCTCGCCATCCTGCGGCTCATTTCGTCGAAAGGGCCGATCGTCTACATGGGGCGGCGGATCGACGGGTTGTCGCCCAAGGAGATGCGCCCGCTGCGTCGCGAGATGCAGGTGGTGTTCCAGGACCCTTACGGATCGCTGTCGCCACGGCTCTCGATCTTCGGCATCCTTGAGGAGGGGCTTCTGATCCAGAAGCCCGAATGGAGCGAAACGCAACGCCGTGCTCAGGCGACGAAGGCGCTGGAAGAGGTCGGCCTGGACGCCAGCGCGCTCGACCGCTATCCGCACGAGTTCTCAGGGGGGCAACGCCAGCGTATCGCGATTGCGCGCGCCATGGCTCTGGAGCCGCGCTTCATCGTTCTCGACGAGCCGACGAGCGCGCTCGATATGAGCGTTCAGGCGCAGATCGTCGATCTGCTGCGCGAGTTGCAGGCAAAGCGCGACCTTGCCTATGTCTTCATCAGCCACGACCTCAAAGTGGTGCGGGCGCTCTGTAATTACGTCATCGTGATGCGCAACGGCAAGGCCGTGGAAGAGGGGCCGGCCGAAGATGTCTTCACTTCGCCCAAGGACGACTATACCAAGGCGTTGCTCGCCGCCGCGTTCGATCTCAAAGTTGCCCACCGCGCGGCGATTGCCGGTTAG
- a CDS encoding NlpC/P60 family protein, protein MTDPKQGGTGGEDSDEARRANDPAGATSTPPPIPSPETSNAPAPPDLDPRRHAVRADLAAVTLRGQVASPRYSAGVVRQVVRASVPLRREPNPAAGLDTEALFGERVTVYDENEGWAWAQLARDRYVGYVPSSALTTQVTVPTHRVKALGTFVYPAPDIKAPPTLHLPLNAEVRVAEWEERFCQLEQGGFVITRHLVEKERVERDFVDIAERFIGTPYLWGGRTRIGIDCSGLVQIALEAAGHACPRDSDMQMAELGEELPIPGDLEGLQRGDLIFWKGHVGIMADGLMLLHANAHHMAVVAETLPEAAERILRHASTPIAAIRRLLPATESANAT, encoded by the coding sequence ATGACAGACCCTAAGCAGGGCGGCACCGGCGGCGAAGACAGCGACGAAGCGCGGCGGGCAAACGACCCTGCCGGCGCGACGTCGACGCCTCCGCCCATCCCGTCGCCGGAGACGTCCAACGCCCCAGCGCCGCCAGATCTCGACCCGCGCCGCCATGCCGTGCGGGCCGATCTTGCCGCCGTGACGTTGAGAGGCCAGGTCGCCTCACCGCGCTATTCGGCGGGCGTCGTGCGCCAGGTGGTGCGCGCCTCCGTCCCACTGCGGCGCGAACCCAACCCCGCGGCCGGCCTCGACACGGAAGCACTCTTCGGCGAGCGCGTGACCGTGTACGACGAGAACGAAGGCTGGGCCTGGGCGCAGCTCGCGCGCGACCGCTACGTCGGATACGTCCCGTCCTCCGCGCTGACCACGCAGGTCACCGTGCCGACCCATCGCGTCAAAGCGCTCGGCACGTTCGTCTATCCAGCGCCGGACATCAAAGCGCCGCCCACACTGCACCTCCCACTCAATGCGGAGGTTCGCGTGGCGGAATGGGAGGAGCGCTTCTGCCAGCTGGAGCAGGGCGGCTTCGTCATAACGCGCCACCTCGTCGAAAAGGAACGCGTCGAGCGCGATTTCGTGGACATCGCCGAGCGTTTCATCGGCACGCCCTATCTCTGGGGCGGACGCACCCGCATCGGCATCGATTGCTCGGGCCTCGTGCAGATCGCGCTGGAGGCGGCCGGCCATGCCTGCCCCCGCGACAGCGATATGCAAATGGCGGAACTCGGGGAAGAGTTGCCGATCCCCGGCGATCTCGAAGGGCTTCAGCGCGGCGATCTGATATTTTGGAAGGGCCACGTCGGCATCATGGCCGATGGCCTAATGCTCCTGCACGCGAACGCGCACCACATGGCCGTCGTTGCCGAAACGCTTCCCGAGGCGGCCGAGCGCATCCTGCGCCATGCATCCACCCCCATCGCCGCCATCCGCCGCCTCTTGCCGGCAACGGAGAGCGCGAACGCAACCTGA
- a CDS encoding leucyl aminopeptidase family protein has translation MTETPAPACTHAPADVLVPHDTAEASTPIWLVSDAQPVSAIPDLDETARRWLEETRFTGAARKQAIVPGPTGKPAGVVLGLGNGTAGDPSGPSELLIGQLAASLPSGLYHLASETPNAALAAVAWGLGAYRFRRYKSGAGDAPPRLKLPAEVDHQSVVSQVSAVWSGRDLINTPAADLGPAELEAAAALVARDHGASISTVVGDDLLDQGHRMIHAVGRAHPRAPRLIDMRWQKPGGRPDAPRLTLVGKGITFDTGGLDIKPASGMLLMKKDMGGAAAALTLAEMIMSLGLDVRLRLLIAAAENSIAGDAFRPGDILTSRAGHTVEIGNTDAEGRLVLADALSLADEEAPDTLLVFATLTGAARVALGPDLPAFFTNDDAFAAALVAESEAVGDPVWRLPLWPSYDRHLDSDIADLRNVSDGPFAGAVTAALFLKRFVTNARRFAHFDLYGWRPTARPLGPKGGEPQTARAILSLLAKELTV, from the coding sequence ATGACCGAAACACCCGCACCCGCATGCACCCACGCACCCGCAGACGTGCTGGTCCCGCACGACACCGCCGAGGCCAGCACACCGATCTGGCTCGTCTCCGATGCCCAGCCGGTCTCGGCCATTCCCGATCTCGACGAGACGGCCCGCCGCTGGCTCGAAGAGACCCGCTTCACGGGAGCCGCGAGAAAACAGGCTATCGTCCCTGGCCCCACCGGCAAACCCGCCGGCGTCGTCCTCGGCCTCGGCAACGGCACCGCAGGCGATCCCTCGGGCCCGTCTGAACTCCTGATCGGCCAGCTTGCAGCAAGCCTCCCCTCGGGCCTCTATCATCTGGCCAGCGAGACGCCGAACGCCGCGCTCGCCGCCGTCGCATGGGGCCTCGGCGCCTATCGCTTCCGCCGTTACAAGAGCGGCGCTGGCGACGCGCCGCCGCGCCTCAAACTCCCGGCGGAGGTCGATCACCAATCCGTCGTCAGCCAGGTCAGCGCCGTGTGGAGCGGACGAGACCTGATCAACACGCCCGCGGCCGATCTCGGCCCCGCGGAGCTGGAAGCAGCCGCTGCCCTCGTCGCCCGCGACCACGGCGCCAGCATCTCGACCGTCGTGGGAGACGACCTGCTCGATCAGGGACATCGCATGATCCACGCCGTCGGACGCGCACACCCGCGCGCGCCGCGCCTGATCGACATGCGCTGGCAGAAGCCCGGCGGACGCCCCGACGCACCGCGTCTCACGCTCGTCGGCAAAGGCATCACGTTCGACACCGGCGGCCTCGACATCAAGCCCGCCTCCGGCATGCTTTTGATGAAAAAGGACATGGGCGGCGCGGCAGCAGCCCTCACGCTGGCCGAAATGATCATGAGCCTCGGCCTCGACGTGCGTCTGCGTCTCCTCATCGCAGCGGCCGAGAACAGCATCGCGGGCGACGCGTTCCGGCCCGGCGACATCCTGACCAGCCGCGCGGGCCACACGGTCGAGATCGGCAACACCGATGCCGAAGGCCGGCTCGTGCTCGCAGACGCCCTGTCGCTGGCGGACGAGGAAGCCCCCGATACGCTGCTCGTCTTCGCGACGTTGACGGGCGCGGCCCGCGTCGCGCTTGGCCCCGATCTGCCCGCCTTCTTCACGAACGACGATGCCTTCGCGGCAGCCCTCGTCGCGGAATCGGAGGCGGTGGGCGACCCCGTCTGGCGTCTCCCTCTTTGGCCTAGTTACGACCGTCACCTCGACAGCGACATCGCCGACCTTCGCAACGTCAGCGACGGGCCCTTCGCGGGCGCCGTCACGGCTGCGCTGTTCCTGAAGCGCTTCGTTACGAACGCGCGGCGCTTCGCACATTTCGATCTCTACGGCTGGCGGCCAACCGCTCGGCCACTGGGCCCCAAAGGCGGCGAGCCGCAGACCGCGCGCGCCATCCTCTCGCTCCTCGCGAAGGAGTTGACCGTATGA
- a CDS encoding glutathione S-transferase family protein: MARDTYRLVIGSKHWSSWSLRPWLAMKQANLDFEEIRINLRAPNKKELILQHSPAGKVPVLWAGDLMIWDSLAIIEYIAEQHPDAQLWPSDTRARAIARSVSAEMHSGFQALREHCPMKFLSQELRDTHIEAVEADIRRIVALWGDCRQRFGGEGPFLFSRFSVADAMYAPVASRLRTYVKDLAPFGDDGRAAAYIDALFALPAMTEWKRGAEAERAEYAEGAG, from the coding sequence ATGGCGCGCGACACCTATCGTCTGGTCATCGGCAGCAAGCATTGGTCGAGTTGGAGCTTGAGGCCGTGGCTTGCGATGAAGCAGGCGAACCTCGATTTCGAGGAGATCCGCATCAATCTGCGCGCACCGAACAAGAAAGAGCTGATCCTGCAACATTCTCCGGCCGGAAAAGTGCCGGTGCTGTGGGCTGGAGATCTGATGATCTGGGATAGTCTTGCAATCATCGAGTATATCGCCGAGCAGCATCCCGACGCTCAGCTTTGGCCGTCAGACACCCGCGCACGCGCGATTGCGCGCTCCGTGAGTGCGGAGATGCACTCGGGCTTTCAGGCGCTGCGCGAGCATTGCCCCATGAAGTTTCTCTCGCAGGAGCTTCGCGACACGCATATCGAGGCTGTCGAGGCCGACATCCGGCGCATTGTCGCGCTGTGGGGCGATTGCCGGCAACGCTTCGGCGGCGAAGGTCCGTTCCTGTTCTCACGGTTTTCGGTCGCGGATGCGATGTATGCGCCCGTCGCGTCGCGCTTGCGCACGTACGTGAAGGATCTCGCGCCGTTCGGGGACGACGGGAGGGCTGCGGCGTATATCGACGCCCTCTTCGCGCTGCCGGCCATGACGGAGTGGAAACGTGGCGCGGAAGCTGAGCGGGCAGAATACGCGGAGGGTGCGGGTTAA
- a CDS encoding tetratricopeptide repeat protein encodes MADRDVSPRMAKPARAHGLLAAMAASLMLGACAQVGGGESDGLFSSLAPAAPQQAAVSAQPTDPRKATEYWGEQYSKDPRNLDAALAYAQNLTATGQKREALAVLQQASIVHGQDRRLARDYGRLALDLDQISVAKKVLAVADDPSNPDWRVILARGTALAKEGSYREAIAFYERARALQPNHPSVLNNLALAHTMAGDAEQGEALLRQAKSDGGNARVRQNLALVLGLQGKYDEATQIASSDLQPADAKANTALLQKMVRRDAQPMTPSMPADASWATAVAQAPAPRATPVSQQKRGPSALRPSTMESGLGRAGAPSATALFTAE; translated from the coding sequence ATGGCCGACCGCGACGTGTCCCCTCGGATGGCGAAGCCGGCCCGAGCGCATGGGCTGCTTGCCGCGATGGCCGCGAGCTTGATGCTGGGGGCCTGCGCTCAGGTGGGCGGGGGCGAGAGCGACGGGCTGTTCTCGTCGCTTGCGCCGGCGGCTCCGCAGCAGGCGGCGGTTTCGGCGCAACCCACCGATCCGCGCAAGGCGACCGAATATTGGGGCGAGCAGTACTCCAAGGACCCGCGCAATCTCGATGCGGCGCTTGCGTACGCGCAGAACCTTACGGCGACGGGGCAGAAGCGCGAGGCGCTGGCCGTTCTTCAACAAGCGTCTATCGTCCACGGGCAAGACCGGCGGCTGGCGCGGGATTACGGGCGGCTCGCACTCGATCTCGATCAAATCAGCGTGGCGAAGAAAGTTCTGGCCGTGGCCGACGATCCGTCCAACCCGGATTGGCGCGTCATTCTCGCCAGAGGCACGGCTCTCGCCAAGGAAGGAAGCTACCGCGAGGCCATCGCATTCTATGAGCGTGCCCGTGCGCTTCAGCCCAATCACCCGTCGGTGCTGAACAACCTCGCGCTCGCGCACACGATGGCGGGCGATGCGGAGCAGGGCGAGGCGCTGTTGCGCCAAGCCAAGAGCGATGGGGGCAATGCCCGGGTGCGCCAGAATCTTGCGCTCGTCCTCGGCCTGCAAGGCAAGTACGACGAGGCCACTCAGATCGCGTCGTCCGATCTCCAGCCGGCGGATGCGAAAGCGAACACCGCGCTGCTCCAGAAGATGGTGCGCCGGGACGCGCAGCCCATGACGCCGTCGATGCCGGCTGACGCCTCGTGGGCTACGGCGGTTGCGCAAGCTCCCGCGCCTCGCGCGACGCCGGTTTCTCAGCAGAAGCGCGGGCCTTCGGCGCTCCGCCCGAGCACGATGGAATCCGGATTGGGCCGGGCTGGTGCACCGAGCGCCACGGCGCTGTTTACTGCCGAGTAA
- a CDS encoding type II secretion system F family protein, which translates to MQELVNTLTSPQFLATMLAAISVFATILAVVMPMIARDQMNQRMRVMAVERDKLRSQRISELSKERGGPKLRQAPKGFMQQIVDRFDLRSQFDNPELRNKLKMAGLRGQAPLVAYMFFRVAAPPLAFLVALFYLFVLSNMEQSAAMKLFYAALAGAAGYYLPNIFIENLAQKRQQAIKVAFPEALDMLLICVQSGMSVEASFGKVAKEITAQSIELGEELSLTAAELSYLPDRRMAFENLAARTALPSVKSVTTALIQAERYGTPVGQALRVMAKENRDIRMSEAEKKAAALPPKLTVPMIVFFLPVLFLVILGPAAISFWKMP; encoded by the coding sequence ATGCAAGAGCTTGTCAACACTTTGACATCGCCGCAGTTCCTGGCAACGATGCTGGCTGCGATCTCGGTCTTCGCGACGATCCTCGCCGTCGTCATGCCGATGATCGCGCGCGATCAGATGAATCAGCGCATGCGCGTGATGGCGGTCGAGCGCGACAAACTCCGCTCCCAGCGCATCAGCGAGCTTTCGAAGGAGCGCGGCGGCCCCAAGCTCCGTCAGGCGCCGAAAGGGTTTATGCAGCAGATCGTGGATCGGTTCGATCTGCGCTCTCAGTTCGACAATCCCGAGCTGCGCAACAAGCTCAAGATGGCGGGCTTGCGCGGACAGGCCCCTCTTGTCGCCTACATGTTTTTCCGTGTAGCGGCGCCGCCTCTCGCCTTCCTCGTTGCGCTTTTCTATCTGTTCGTTCTGAGCAACATGGAACAAAGCGCAGCGATGAAGCTGTTCTATGCGGCTCTCGCGGGCGCGGCCGGCTACTATCTGCCCAACATCTTCATCGAGAACCTCGCCCAAAAGCGGCAGCAGGCGATCAAGGTCGCGTTTCCGGAAGCACTCGACATGCTGCTCATCTGCGTCCAGTCGGGCATGTCCGTGGAGGCCTCGTTCGGCAAAGTCGCGAAGGAAATTACCGCGCAAAGTATAGAGCTTGGCGAAGAGCTCTCTCTGACGGCGGCCGAGCTGTCTTATCTCCCCGATCGCCGCATGGCATTCGAAAACCTCGCCGCCCGCACCGCGCTCCCCAGCGTCAAGTCGGTGACGACCGCGCTCATCCAGGCGGAGCGATACGGCACGCCCGTCGGCCAGGCGTTACGTGTGATGGCCAAGGAAAACCGCGACATCCGCATGTCGGAAGCGGAAAAGAAGGCGGCCGCCCTGCCGCCGAAACTCACCGTGCCGATGATCGTGTTCTTTCTTCCCGTGCTCTTCCTGGTCATCCTCGGCCCGGCTGCAATCAGCTTCTGGAAGATGCCGTAG
- a CDS encoding type II secretion system F family protein → MVDAGLMPLMTALLAAIAIAATAYAVMYPLISGDRAKEKRVATVTESHSKKLSSRSAADLAASRKKQITESLKDIENRKKAKERVSLKLRLERAGLEIEPRTYWIASIVSAFVTAFVVRGMVPATMAGITPMVTIAAFFVGGLGLPRFVLSKLTERRQKKFTAELANAIDVIVRGIKSGLPLNDCLGVIARESVEPLAGEFKEVIEQQRLGVPLFEALERMTKRMPVPEVKFLAIVIAIQQQSGGNLAEALANLSGVLRDRFKMAMKVKALAAEAKASAMILAALPPGVMFMVNSASPDYIAPLFETRTGNLFILIGLFWMSCGIFIMRKMINFKF, encoded by the coding sequence TTGGTTGACGCCGGCCTCATGCCATTGATGACGGCTCTACTCGCCGCGATCGCGATTGCGGCGACGGCTTATGCCGTCATGTATCCGCTGATCTCCGGCGACAGGGCCAAAGAAAAGCGGGTCGCGACGGTGACCGAGTCGCACAGCAAGAAGCTGTCGTCGCGCTCGGCCGCGGATCTGGCGGCGAGCCGCAAGAAGCAGATTACCGAAAGCTTGAAGGATATCGAGAACAGGAAGAAGGCCAAAGAGAGGGTCTCTCTGAAGCTGAGGCTCGAACGGGCTGGCCTCGAAATCGAACCGCGCACCTATTGGATCGCGAGCATCGTCTCGGCCTTCGTCACGGCGTTCGTCGTGCGTGGGATGGTGCCCGCAACGATGGCCGGCATCACGCCGATGGTGACGATCGCTGCGTTCTTTGTAGGCGGCCTTGGACTGCCACGCTTCGTCCTCTCCAAGCTAACCGAACGCCGGCAGAAAAAATTCACCGCAGAACTCGCCAATGCCATCGACGTAATCGTTCGCGGCATCAAGTCCGGCCTCCCTCTCAACGATTGTCTCGGTGTTATCGCGCGGGAAAGCGTCGAGCCGCTGGCTGGCGAATTCAAGGAAGTGATCGAACAGCAGCGCCTGGGCGTGCCCCTGTTCGAGGCTTTGGAGCGGATGACGAAGCGCATGCCTGTGCCCGAAGTCAAATTCCTGGCCATTGTCATCGCAATCCAGCAGCAGTCGGGCGGCAACCTCGCCGAAGCCCTCGCCAACCTCTCCGGCGTGCTGCGTGACCGCTTCAAAATGGCCATGAAGGTGAAAGCACTCGCCGCCGAAGCCAAGGCGTCGGCCATGATCCTCGCCGCCCTGCCTCCGGGTGTGATGTTCATGGTGAACAGCGCCTCCCCCGACTACATCGCCCCGCTCTTCGAGACGCGCACCGGCAACCTGTTCATCCTGATCGGTCTCTTCTGGATGAGCTGCGGGATCTTCATCATGCGCAAGATGATCAATTTCAAGTTCTAG
- a CDS encoding CpaF family protein, whose translation MFGRRTNDPGLQRRLPAEPAPTASAATHQPASPKAAAPAAAIPTRAEPQEQQRPHSEEYYDVKTTVFNALIDTIDLTQLAKLDAAAAREEIRDIVSEIIQVKNVVMSIAEQEELLEDICNDVLGYGPLEPLLARDDIADIMVNGATTTFIEVGGKSQKTNVRFADNQQLMNICQRIVSQVGRRVDESSPICDARLPDGSRVNVIAPPLAIDGPALTIRKFKKDRLTLEQIMKFGAITPDAKTVLEVIGRVRCNVLISGGTGSGKTTLLNCLTGCIDHDERIITCEDSAELQLQQPHVVRLETRPPNLEGEGEITMRDLVKNCLRMRPERIIVGEVRGPEAFDLLQAMNTGHDGSMGTLHSNSPREALSRLESMIMMGGFALPIKTIREMIVGSIDVIIQAARLRDGSRKVTHITEVTGMEDDVITLQNLIVYEITGEDAAGKLVGHHRSTGIARPAFYERARYYKEEGRLTTALAAAEMLDENGTPMGELLG comes from the coding sequence ATGTTCGGCCGGCGTACGAATGATCCTGGATTGCAGCGGCGGCTCCCCGCCGAACCCGCACCGACGGCATCTGCCGCAACCCACCAGCCTGCCTCGCCCAAGGCTGCAGCGCCGGCGGCCGCCATCCCGACGCGCGCCGAGCCGCAAGAGCAGCAGCGTCCGCATTCCGAAGAATACTACGACGTCAAGACTACGGTCTTTAACGCGCTCATCGACACCATCGACCTGACTCAGCTTGCCAAGCTCGACGCGGCAGCGGCGCGCGAAGAAATTCGCGACATCGTCTCCGAAATCATCCAGGTCAAAAACGTCGTCATGTCCATCGCCGAGCAGGAAGAGCTGCTTGAGGACATCTGTAACGACGTGCTCGGTTACGGCCCCCTGGAACCGCTGCTCGCACGCGACGACATCGCGGACATCATGGTCAACGGCGCCACGACGACGTTCATCGAAGTCGGCGGCAAGTCGCAGAAAACGAACGTGCGCTTTGCCGACAACCAGCAGCTCATGAACATTTGCCAGCGCATCGTGAGTCAGGTTGGCCGGCGCGTGGACGAATCGAGCCCGATTTGCGACGCGCGCCTCCCCGACGGTTCGCGTGTCAACGTCATCGCACCCCCGCTCGCCATCGACGGCCCGGCGCTGACCATCCGCAAGTTCAAGAAGGATCGCCTCACTCTCGAACAGATCATGAAGTTCGGCGCCATCACGCCGGACGCGAAAACGGTTCTCGAAGTCATCGGCCGCGTACGTTGCAACGTGCTGATTTCCGGCGGCACAGGTTCGGGCAAGACGACGCTTCTGAACTGTCTCACCGGCTGCATCGACCACGACGAACGCATCATCACCTGCGAAGACTCTGCCGAGCTTCAGCTCCAGCAGCCCCACGTCGTGCGTCTCGAAACGCGCCCGCCCAACCTCGAAGGAGAAGGCGAGATCACCATGCGCGATCTCGTCAAGAACTGCCTGCGCATGCGGCCCGAGCGGATCATCGTCGGCGAAGTCCGCGGCCCGGAGGCGTTCGACCTCCTCCAGGCCATGAATACGGGCCATGACGGATCGATGGGCACGCTCCACTCCAACAGCCCGCGCGAAGCGCTGAGCCGCCTCGAAAGCATGATCATGATGGGCGGCTTTGCGCTCCCCATCAAAACCATTCGTGAAATGATCGTGGGCTCCATCGACGTGATCATCCAGGCCGCCCGTCTGCGCGACGGCTCACGCAAGGTGACCCACATCACCGAAGTGACCGGCATGGAAGACGACGTCATCACGCTGCAGAATCTGATCGTCTACGAGATCACGGGCGAGGACGCCGCAGGAAAGCTCGTCGGTCATCATCGATCGACCGGCATCGCACGTCCAGCCTTCTACGAACGCGCCCGCTACTACAAGGAAGAAGGCCGCCTCACCACAGCCCTCGCCGCAGCGGAAATGCTCGACGAAAACGGAACCCCGATGGGAGAGCTCCTTGGTTGA